Below is a genomic region from Oligoflexia bacterium.
ATTATCTGATCCTACATTATATATTTCGCCAGCACGGCCTTTCTCTAATACGGCCAATATGGCTTCGCAGTGATCATCTACATAAATCCAATCGCGAACATTTAAGCCGTCGCCATATACTGGTAATTTTTTGTCCGATTTTGCATTCATGATCATCAATGGAATTAATTTTTCAGGAAATTGAAAGGGGCCATAATTATTACTGCACCTTGTTGTGACAATATCCATTTCGTAGGTGTGATGATAGGCTCGGCAAAGTAAATCGGCCGCTGTCTTGCTTGCGGAATAAGGGCTGTTGGGAGCCAAGGGAGTTTCTTCGGTGAACTGACCTGTATCACCTAGAGTTCCATACACTTCGTCTGTTGAAACCTGGAGAAATCGCTTGGTTTTTAGATTACGAGCCACATCTAGCAAACGTTGAGTGCCATTAATATTTGTTTGAATAAAAGCTTCGGGGCCAGTGATGCTTCTGTCAACATGGCTTTCAGCAGCAAAATTAACAATGG
It encodes:
- the rfbB gene encoding dTDP-glucose 4,6-dehydratase; this translates as MKKILVTGGAGFIGNHFVRYVLQNRPSIHIINLDLLTYAGNLENLVDLKNNPRHEFVKGDILDTNLVTNLAQDCDAIVNFAAESHVDRSITGPEAFIQTNINGTQRLLDVARNLKTKRFLQVSTDEVYGTLGDTGQFTEETPLAPNSPYSASKTAADLLCRAYHHTYEMDIVTTRCSNNYGPFQFPEKLIPLMIMNAKSDKKLPVYGDGLNVRDWIYVDDHCEAILAVLEKGRAGEIYNVGSDNEWPNIQIVKRILTQLKKPDSLITYVKDRPGHDRRYAIDSSKIKNELGWRPKTSFDEGLQRTINWYLENTQWLNNVQTGEYKKYYDTQYQNR